From the Nostoc sp. PCC 7107 genome, the window ATAACTATTAAATCGGGTTTAGCATCTCGACAAAAACTGATTGAAATTAGCACGGATATTTAGTATTAAGTTTTCATTTTTACATAGTAAAATTATTTAATTTTCTAGTTAGAACTCTATGATATTTATCTATTAATATTAACTAAACGTTCATCTAGCCAAGCTAAAGCTGCGCCAGAGGTTTCAGCCAAAATACTAATTAGACGATATAGTGTGATCGCACTAATCACTACAGCCGAAGGAAAGCGGTGCTGTAAAAGTGCGATCGCCGTCGCTTCAAATACACCTAACCCTCCTGGTGCACCGGGAACTACCAGCCCTAACAACCAAGCAAAACTAAAAGCCCCAACTAATAAAGGTATTTGGCTGAGATTTACAGGGTAAATGGCAGATATAGTTAAAATAAATCCCAAACTCCGCAATCCTAAAAATCCGAATTCGCCTAATAAAGGACGGAAGGGATAGCGTTCGAGATTGATAGCGACTTGTGGCTGAGTATTATTAGCCGATTTTTTGTTTTTCAATTTGTGCAAAAAGCGAATTACCGGGTTTAAAAACCAAGGATGTACGCCACAAAGTATAAAAATTAAAGCCATAAATTGAAATACTGGGACTGCTAAATTAGTTTGATTTGCCGCAAATTGATTCCCCAATAACACAACAACTATTAAAGCGGCTGCGGCCATCAGTAGCGGTTCCAATAACACACTTAAGGTAGCCGCACCAGCAGAGACATTAGCATTTTTCGCTGCGATAATTCGCCCATAATAATGCCAAACATTACCTGGGAGATACTTGGCGATGTTAGTTTTTAAGTAGACTTGAATGAATGGAACAGATGGTATGGGTTGATTTAAATCGCGCAAAATCCAAGTCCAAATCCAGCCAGCCCACGTATGTGCTAATAATGTTACACCTGTGGCGATCGCTAAAATTGCCCATCCTCCTGGATTAATTTTGAGAGTTGTCACCCCAACCCAATTATCCTTCAGGGCTTTGGCGACAAAAAATAGCGTTCCACCCAAAATCATCCAGCGTAAAAATTGCTTCATCACTTTGGTCATTTAATAGATTCAGCACCAAGTCTTGAATATCTTAAATCTTATGGTATATCAGCAATATCCCAAAAAATTTCCAAATTCACTCTTCAGTTATGCTTAAAATATAAGTAATTCTTGTGACAAATTATTTGTAATTACACTGAGATAAATAAATTATTTGGCAGAATTTATTTAAACTACACTTTATTAGTATTAATTTAAAGCATGATTTTTATCTGAATTTACGTACTTTTAAATCCATCTTAAGTATGAAATTAAATTAGCTTTAATACTTCCTAAATTTGATTAAAATATAAACTATATTTCAATGATTTAAAAGCTATAATATTAATCTCGTCTAACTTAAGAGAGATAAGAATAGCATATTTTTAAGAGATATAATGTAGCTTAAGCCAGATGTAAAGCTATTTTTTTTTGAACTACATTAGAGACTGTTGGTTCAATAATAATCAACTATAACAAGGAATTAAGTTTGCTTGATTTAATTAATTAAAAGCAAAAAAACTTGTTTATGGTTGAAAGGAGGTCTCAATGAAAAAAATCACAGCTTTATTGAAAAAACTACGATTGCAGCAAATTGTAACTGTATTTTTTGCAGGTTTATTGTTGATAGTTAGCACTGCTTGTTCAAGTGGAGATGTTACAGGTGCTAATCCTCAAAATCCGGCTGTACAAGCTGGTGGTGCAAACAATCCTTATAAAAATGGTGGAGATAAATATACTAGAAACCCCTCCAGCAATTCTCAAAAGATAGGCAATCAAGCTAACCTACCTTCTGGCTCATTAATTGCTACAAATCAAGAGTCGGAAATACTCTACCCTGGTGCAGAAACACCCCAAGGCAGAGTAGATAAAGAAAAAGAATTACCAATCATTACAAAGGAAAACTTTAAAACATCCTCTGAACCTGGAGGTTTAATTCAAAATGAATCTGATTTAGGAAATAGGGTTCAAGACCGTCTCGAAACTGTCAAAGAACAATTTGAAGATGCTGCCAGCTTTGTTAAAGATAAAGCAGCAGATGCAAATGCTAGACCAGAATTACAAAAAAATCCGGCACTAAGCAGATAGATTTTCTGATTCGTTATGACATTGAAAATGACAAATTGATGCTAAATTTCATCTCCATTAATTTGTAAATTACTTACACAAACTCAAGGAGTTAAACCATGAAAAAAGTCATTGATTGGGTAAAAAATATTCGCCCTTTGAAAGTTTTAAGCGTTTTCTTAGCAGGTATGTTTCTCATCCTGACACAAGCTTGTAACAGACCAACTATTGCAGGTCAACCACCACAACCAGGTGCTGAATCAGGTTATGCCCAGCCAGGTGCTGAATCAGCTTATACCAAACGTCAAGACCCCACCCAACAGTACAACTTCAATACTCCTGAAGGTGGGATGAACAACTTCAGTGATGTAGATCCTAGAGCTAAAAATTTTGAAAAATCTGCTAAAAACAGAGCCGAAGATTTGAGCAAAAATGCCGAAAGAAATATTGATCAAAAAGGCATTGAAAGTCCACAGGATTATGCTCGGAATTATCGCCAAGGTACACCCTTGACTGAAAGAGTGAAAAACTTGGGTGAAGACATTGGTAGTTCTGCTCAAGAAACAGCCGAAGATGTTGCTAAGGGAGCAAAACGTGGTGTTGAAAACCTCAAAGACAATACCAGTAATGCCGCTCAAGACTTGAGTAAAAATGCCCGCAGAGCAGCTGAAGATGCAGGCGATACTGTAAATCGGTCATTAAAAAATATTGACTAAAATTTAGTCAATTCAAAGTAGGGAACACAAAATTTAAGGGTCAGAATTTAAAATTATTCTGACTCCTTTCTTGTTAATTCTTTTATGAATACCAACTCTGAAGAGCAAGCCGATGGATTTCACTCCAAGGCAGATTATGTTGTCGAGCTAATTCGGCACAATCTTCATATTCTGGCTGCACATTGGTAATGGATTTAGCTTGTGATTCTCCTTGCCATGCGACTTTGATACGTACATTGCCATATTTTGTTTCGACTTGTTGAATTTCTCGTTGGAGGATGGCGCGTTGTTGGGTAGTGCGACGAATACCTAAAGTACTGGTTTCACGGAATAACACTGCTTCACACTTGAGTAAATTATCAGGATGACAGATAACTGTTAATAAGATACCTGGACGGGACTTTTTCATACCTATGGGCTGGGTGAAGACATCCACTGCACCAGCGGCAAATAGAGCTTCAAATACATAGCCAACCGCTTGAGGATTTAAGTCATCAATTTGAGTTTCGAGTACGGAGATGGTTTCTAAAATTGGGCTGATTTGTTGAGAATGGGCGACATCTGCCTGTAGGCTGGTGCTTTCACCCAGCCACAGGCGTAGTATATTGGGAATAGGAAGATTAATAGTTCCCGCGCCCAATCCCACTTGTTTAATCGTCATCGATGGCGGATTCCCAAATTCTCTAACTAATGTAGTGGCGATCGCCGCGCCTGTTGGTGTTACCAATTCCTTTTCAATACCGTTACTATAAACCGGACAACCCCTCATTTCCCATAATTTCAACACTGCTGGCACTGGTACCGCCATTTGACCATGTGCAGCCCGCACCGTACCGCCCCCCGTGGGCAATGCCGAGCAGTAAACTAAGGGGAATCCTGCGCGATCGCTCTCAATCCCCAACCAATCTAAACCCAAACAAGTGCCGACAATATCCACAATCGCATCCACGGCACCCACTTCATGGAAATGTACTTTTTCCGGTGCAATCCCATGCACTGCACCTTCTGCTACTGCTAGTTTTTGGAATACTGCTAAACTCCAAGCTTCGGCTCGTGGTGGCAATTTTGCCTGAAGAATCATAAGCTCGATTTCTGGCAGATGGCGGCCATGATGGTGATTATGTTCGTGGTCATGGTTATGGTGATGCTTCTCTAGTAAATCCACATATACCTTAGTTGCCTGTTGACCATTTTTCTGGACAAATTCTGCTCGTAAATGGTACTCCTGGGAAATTCCTAAGTCATTTAATTTTGTACTTAAATACTCCACAGGAACACCCAAACTGACTAAGGCTCCCAGGCACATATCACCAGAAATTCCCGTCGGGCATTGAAGATAAGCTATTTTACTCATATAGGTTAATCAATGATAAATAGTCAATAGTCATTGGTTATTAGTCATTTGTCCTTTGTTTGCCCCCAGCCCCATTTCCCAAAATACCGTGTTCTATGGCAAAAATTCTCACAGTGCATCCGGATAATCCCCAAAGCCGCCGAATAGAAGAAATAAAGTCAGCGCTCTCAGATGGCGCAGTCATGCTTTACCCTACTGATACGGTCTATGCGATCGGTTGTGATTTAAATGCCAAGTCGGCGGTGGAACGAGTGAGGAAAATCAAGCAGTTAGCGAATGATAAACCATTAACATTTTTGTGTCCTTCATTGTCAAATGTAGCGACTTATGCGTTTGTCAGCGATACAGCTTATCGATTGATGAAGCGGCTAATTCCCGGCCCTTACACGTTTTTGCTACCAGCCACTAAGTTAGTACCGCGACTAGTGCAGAATCCTAAGCGGAAAACTACAGGTATTCGCGTGCCGAATCATCCTGTATGCCTAGCCTTGCTCGAAGCTTTAGAAAACCCGATTATTTCAACTTCGGCACATTTGCCGACCAATGAGGCGGATGATGGGAAATTTGCCTTAGATGTTGAACCGGGGCTATCACGGGTAGAGCTATTTGATTATCTGGATAACTTAGTAGATGTGATTGTAGACACGGGTGAAGAGCCAACATATCAGGTATCAACAATTTTAGACTTGACAGGAGACGAAGCAGTAATTACGAGACGGGGGTTAGGTTGGGAAGCCGTAACCGCATGGGTTTAAACGGCGTACTTCACAAGCTGAAACTTCTGTTTCGGAAACGAGTATTCAAAATGCTCCAGTTTGGCAATTGTCATACTGAATCACGGCGGGGATGGGGTAATCAGGATAGGAGTAAAAGTATATATAGCAAGGATTTTAACCAGTTGTGGGCATGATTAATATGTGTGTGCGGCCTGCAATTTGGTTACGGATGAAAAAAGCGACACATTACTTTCACTGTAACTTTTTTAAATTTCCTACAGTCATATACATAAGCAGTGCTGGCAATGAATCTTGTATGGATCAATACTTAATAATTTTCCAGACAAGAACGTTTTCAGATGCTATCTTTGCGTTGTAGTTACGGTGCTATACCCTACCCTAGGAAAATTCATGAAAGCTAACCTTGTAAATCTACCAACCTCCACACCCAATTTTTTTGTTAGCAATGTTGCTATTGAAGAATCACCAGCTACAGATACTTTAATGCCACTGCTGTGTCAGGAAATACAGGCGCAGGTCAAAGCCAGTTCTGGATGTGTACAAGCTGTGGCACAACGCATAGCCAAAGAAGTCAGACGGATTTGTGATAAGAGTTCTCGCATCCAAACCTCTGGACAAATCCAATCTTGGCAGCTAACTTTAGCAAAACATCGTCTGCACAAGTGTCTGCACTACTACCAACTTGGTTCTCGGCGGGGACGGGTAGAGTTACACAGTAGTTTGGGTGCGATGGTTTACCGCCACGTTACGCCATCTGGGGCAGAATATGGATTTGACGCTCGTTACAATTTGATTGAAGATTTTCTCCAAGCTTTTTATATTGAAGCGATTAAAGCTTTCCGGCGGGAAAATGAATTAGCTGAAGATTACCAACCCCGTACTCAGCTGCAATTAGCTGAATATATGGCATTTACAGAGCAATATGCCAAGCGCCGGATTAATTTACCTGGTGGAAATAATCAACAATTAGTTATCTTACGCGCTCAAGGTTTTGCCCGTCGTCAGCCCCAAGAAACAGCTGTAGATATTGAAATGGCTGTAGAGTCGGCGAAAGGTGAAGATGGAGAATCTTACCAACGCAATCCCGCGGTGCAACAAATCCGTTCTAAAATGATTGCTCAAGGTCATGTTGATTTATCCGAAGAATCAGAACGCGATCGCGTTATTGCTGAATTAGTCAAATATCTGGAATCTCAAGGTCAATCAGACTGTGTTGACTACCTCAGTTTGAAGCTGCAAGATTTATCTGCGCCAGAAATTGACCAAATTCTCGGTTTAACCAGCCGTCAGCGCGATTATCTGCAACAGCGCTTTAAATATCATGTAGAAAAGTTCTCCAAGCAGCACCAATGGCAATTAGTTCATCAATGGTTGGGTGCTGGTTTAGAACAAAAGTTAGGTTTGTCTTCTCAACAGTGGGAAACTTTTATTCAAGTACTTTCTCCCCAACAGCAGCAAATTTTACAGTTAAAAGCAGCAAGACATAGTGATCAAGCGATCGCTAAAGCCTTAAAGTGTACTCCTAAACAATTGCAAAAACGCTGGACTCATTTACTAGAAATTGCTTGGGGAATCCGTAATGGTCACAGCGAAGTACAAACTGGTTGAGTTTTAACGCAGAGGATTGCTGCGGTAAACGCAAAGTTTCGCAGAGTTTTTGTTCATCTAAATTCATGGGCATTTCACTCTCGTTATTTAGTACATAAGTACCAAAAACATCCCGCTTTTTTCTATTTTGAAAATTCATATTAAGTAAGTGTCTATACGTCTCTGCTTCCATGAAATTCTAGAATGGATAGTAAGTGTGGCGGAGGGCTTGAGAATGACTATGACTCAAGGCAAGCGGGCAAATCAGGCAGGGAAGATTTTAGAAAGTAATGTAGAGGCAATATTAACTGGACATGGTTATTTTCAAGTTGGAAATCACGTCACCAAAGAATATCTTTTGACTGCTAATTTATTAGCAAAACGTTACGCTAAACAAGTTTATATTGGGGCAGGTATTTATAATACTTTGTTGAAAGTTGATTTTTATATTGTTGGTTTACCGAGCATTCCCACAGGATTAATTATTGAATGTAAATGGCAAGAAAGTGGCGGTTCTGTAGATGAAAAATTTCCTTATTTGAGTATGAATATTCAGGAATATTATCCAGCGCCAGCGATTGTGGTGATTGGTGGTGAAGGAATGCGGGAAGGAGCGATTCAATGGCTTAGGCAACAAGTCAAACTTAACCATAACTTACTCGGAGTTTACAGTTTAGATAGATTTATTGCCTGGGCTAATAAAAATTTTTAGTAAGATGTAATTAATAATTCGCTAATTATACCACGCTTTTTAGTATTAGAATTAATCGAGCGAGAGGCTGCGATCGCATAAATATTAAAGTTTATTTCTTTATATATTTTTCTAATAAATTCACAATCAGAATTACAGATCATAACTTTGACACCACGGTTTGCTAACTCTGCACAGGTATCTCGCAAATGTGTTTGGTCTTGTTCACCAAAAGAATTGCCATTATAACCTGTAAAATAACTAGTATTGCTGATAGGATGATAAGGTGGATCGCAAAACACAAAATCATCACTACTATTAGCATAATTCAGCACATTCATAAAGTCTGCCTGCTTTATCTCACAATATGAAAGCGCTTGAGATGCAGTTCTGAGTAAATCGGCTGGACAAATATTCGGATTTTTATAACTACCTAAAGGAACGTTGAATTTACCTTGAGAATTGACACGATATAAACCGTTATAACAGGTTTTATTTAAATAAATTAATCGAGCCGCTTTCTCTAAATCATTCCTACCTGGATGAGAACGGACACTATAATAATACTCTCGATTATGTTTAGATTTATGCTCTTGCAATAAGCCAATTAAATCTTCAACCTGATCTCTGACACAGCGATAAGTAGTAATTAGCTCGGCATTAATATCAGTTAAGATTGCCGTTGTTGGTTGCAAATGAAAAAAAACCGCTCCACCACCTAAAAATGGTTCGTAGTACGTCTGATAAAACTTGGGAAAATAAGGAAGATATTGTTGAATTAACCTACTTTTACCACCTGCCCATTTTAAAAAAGGACGAGGGCAAGTTTCAGGAAGCATTTGAATAACCATTTGCAGACAAGTTCACTAAAATTAAGCTAATAAATATAACAAGATATAACTGCCGACGCATATTCTATATTAGGTGAGTAATTTTCATCTGCATAGATTACAATTGGGTAGATAAAGCATATCAAAACAATCGTCATTTCATAACAAGGCAGTTTAGATTTCCATGTTTGACGGATTTTGGGAGAACGTTTTTCGCTACCCCCGCTATTTAATTACTATCCTCGTCGGGCTTTTGGTGAACACATTTGAGCCATTAATGCCCTTTTTAAAACGTCCAGTCACCTTAGTTGCGGTTGTCGGCTTATTACTGGGCGGTTTGGCTTTCATGACTCTCACCCTGCGCGCTATGCTGGGTTTGAGTGCAATTTAGCTTGGGAAAGCTTGGTGCTATGGCTTTTGGTGTTGTTAGCATTAGGCATAGTCCTTCCCAGATTTCGATTATTGATGTTTTATAACCTCTGTGAGGAGGCAAAGATTTTATGGCTACAAATCGCCGCGTTTCCCGTGTTGCTGAATTAATCAAACGGGAAGTTAGCCAAATGTTACTCAACGGAATTAAAGACGACCGTGTGGGTTCAGGTATGGTTAGTGTTACCGATGTAGACGTTTCTGGCGATTTGCAGCACGCCAAAATATACGTCAGTATTTATGGTACAGAGGATGCTAAAGCAGAAACAATGGCAGGCTTAAAGTCGGCTACGGGTTTTGTACGTAGTGAACTTGGTGCCAGGGTACGGCTGCGTCGGACACCAGAGGTAATTTTTATCGAAGACCGTTCCATAGAACGGGGTAATAAAGTATTATCGCTGTTGAATAAACTCCAGGATGCGCGATCGCCGGAAACTTTAGATAGCGAAGAAGACATAGGCGCAGAAGAAGATTAAAAATAGCTGTAGTAGGGGCGAACTACGCCCCTATTTAGTTTGTTTAGTAAAACAGTCCCTCCTAAAAAACTGTCTTCTTTAGCCCCTAGTCGCTATTTTGGCAGACTGTAAATCATAAACCACTTTCACGATTAGGACTGGCTGTAGGTGCTGGTTTTTCAGTTTTGGGAGTTTTTTGATGATTTTGCTGATCTACAGGGGGAAAAGCCTGTTTACCGATATTATCAGCCGCTTGTTGAAATAAAGGCTCGATTTTATTGCGCCAGTATTGAGTATCGGGTAACTTTTCGGGATGATTTTTATAATCTAAAACCTTATCCCAATTACCATCATCGATCGCTTTGTTGATGTCATTAAACAGTGCATCAGCCTTAGTCCAATCTTGCTGCCATTGACCAATTATCTTACCTGTTTCTTGAATACCAGCAGAAGCATTGGCGGGAATAGACCGTAATAATGCGATCGCACCGACTAAATCTCCTGATTCGTACTTCTTCCTCGCTTGTTCAACAACCTTGTCGCTGTTCTCACTAGGTTTTGCTGTTTCTGATTTTCCCGACTCTGAATTTGAGATTTCTGGTAGCGGAGTCGTCACCTTACTCGGTTTTGGTTTGGGAAGCGGTCTAGCTGCAATCACCGTACTATCATCAACTGTCTTAATGGCAATACCTTTATCTCGCAGACAACCAATCCATTCATCATTATTGGAGATCACATCTGCATACGCCCAAGCCAAACGCCCAGAATTTAGTCTAACTTGTATCCAGTTGCGTTTTGTTCGCAGGCCAGTCACCTCAAATTGGGTGTCTTCGCCAATGGTTTTAAGAAGATTATCAGAATTAATTGAACTAGGTTCAGAACGAATATTAGAATTACCAGTAACCATCGCCAAGCATTTATTCCCAGCCGTGGTATTTTGACCTGTAAAATTAGCAGCAAAATTTCTCACATTTGGGTAGATATTTGCCACCAACGCCGCCGCACTACCAGCCAAAAGTACACCAATTAACAACGGTAGAGGATCAGATTTGCTAGAAGTTCTGCTGGTTGGTTTGGTAGTACCAGGATTTGCTGGTGAAACAGCCAGAGTTGGCTGGAAAGACGCAGCTTGTTTAGTCGCTGGATAACCATAATTTATCGCTGGTTCTGGTGGTGCAGCAGGTGTTAAGACTGGACTCATCACACTCACACAAGCTTGCAGTGCTTCAGTAGCTGTTTGGTAACGGTCTTTAAAATGATAATGCACCATCTTGGTTAATATAGATGTTAACCGATAGCTAACAGGGGCTAAATGTTGCCAGCGAATCTCTCCAGTATCCTGGTCTTCTTGTAATTCCGAAGCCGATACGCCAGTCAATGCTTGAATAGCAATAATACCTAAAGAATAAATATCACTATTGGGGCGGGGTTTACCTTGTCCTTGTTCAGTTGGCATATAGCCAGGAGTTCCGATAACCACCGTCGCCGTAGGTTGTCCGCCAACCGTCACCATTGAAGAACTTAACTGTTTGACCGCCCCAAAATCTACTAAAACTAATTTATTGTCGGATGAGCGCCGAATAATATTATCTGGTTTAATGTCGCGGTGAATTACACCTTGCTGATGGACAAACTCTAAAATCCCTAATACTTCCTGCAACATTTGCAGAACTTGGCCTTCACTCCAGCGTTGACCAGAAATTAATTCATTAGTTAAGGGATGTCCTTCGATGTATTCTTGGACTAAAAAGAATTCTTGATTTTCGTCAAAATAAGCCAGCAACCGAGGAATTTGGTCATGATATCCCAAGCGTTCCAAGGTATCCGCTTCGTTTTGGAACAAACGTTTGGCAGTTTCAAAAATTCTGGGGTCAGAACTGGTAGGCTTTAGGTGCTTGACAACGCAGATAGGGTTTCCCGGCCGTCTGGTATCTTGGGCGATGTAGGTTTGACCAAAGCCTCCCTTAGCCAGCACTTGAATTACTTGGTAACGATTATCTAGCAGCTTACCGATCATATTCCCTCCCCAGAGTTATTACCTAATTTTCCAGCTGGTAATAAATATCTCCAATTTTTTTTACTTGAAATCCGCTATCT encodes:
- a CDS encoding lysylphosphatidylglycerol synthase domain-containing protein, producing MTKVMKQFLRWMILGGTLFFVAKALKDNWVGVTTLKINPGGWAILAIATGVTLLAHTWAGWIWTWILRDLNQPIPSVPFIQVYLKTNIAKYLPGNVWHYYGRIIAAKNANVSAGAATLSVLLEPLLMAAAALIVVVLLGNQFAANQTNLAVPVFQFMALIFILCGVHPWFLNPVIRFLHKLKNKKSANNTQPQVAINLERYPFRPLLGEFGFLGLRSLGFILTISAIYPVNLSQIPLLVGAFSFAWLLGLVVPGAPGGLGVFEATAIALLQHRFPSAVVISAITLYRLISILAETSGAALAWLDERLVNINR
- a CDS encoding DUF6658 family protein codes for the protein MKKITALLKKLRLQQIVTVFFAGLLLIVSTACSSGDVTGANPQNPAVQAGGANNPYKNGGDKYTRNPSSNSQKIGNQANLPSGSLIATNQESEILYPGAETPQGRVDKEKELPIITKENFKTSSEPGGLIQNESDLGNRVQDRLETVKEQFEDAASFVKDKAADANARPELQKNPALSR
- a CDS encoding DUF6658 family protein: MKKVIDWVKNIRPLKVLSVFLAGMFLILTQACNRPTIAGQPPQPGAESGYAQPGAESAYTKRQDPTQQYNFNTPEGGMNNFSDVDPRAKNFEKSAKNRAEDLSKNAERNIDQKGIESPQDYARNYRQGTPLTERVKNLGEDIGSSAQETAEDVAKGAKRGVENLKDNTSNAAQDLSKNARRAAEDAGDTVNRSLKNID
- the larC gene encoding nickel pincer cofactor biosynthesis protein LarC; its protein translation is MSKIAYLQCPTGISGDMCLGALVSLGVPVEYLSTKLNDLGISQEYHLRAEFVQKNGQQATKVYVDLLEKHHHNHDHEHNHHHGRHLPEIELMILQAKLPPRAEAWSLAVFQKLAVAEGAVHGIAPEKVHFHEVGAVDAIVDIVGTCLGLDWLGIESDRAGFPLVYCSALPTGGGTVRAAHGQMAVPVPAVLKLWEMRGCPVYSNGIEKELVTPTGAAIATTLVREFGNPPSMTIKQVGLGAGTINLPIPNILRLWLGESTSLQADVAHSQQISPILETISVLETQIDDLNPQAVGYVFEALFAAGAVDVFTQPIGMKKSRPGILLTVICHPDNLLKCEAVLFRETSTLGIRRTTQQRAILQREIQQVETKYGNVRIKVAWQGESQAKSITNVQPEYEDCAELARQHNLPWSEIHRLALQSWYS
- a CDS encoding L-threonylcarbamoyladenylate synthase yields the protein MAKILTVHPDNPQSRRIEEIKSALSDGAVMLYPTDTVYAIGCDLNAKSAVERVRKIKQLANDKPLTFLCPSLSNVATYAFVSDTAYRLMKRLIPGPYTFLLPATKLVPRLVQNPKRKTTGIRVPNHPVCLALLEALENPIISTSAHLPTNEADDGKFALDVEPGLSRVELFDYLDNLVDVIVDTGEEPTYQVSTILDLTGDEAVITRRGLGWEAVTAWV
- a CDS encoding HetZ-related protein — protein: MKANLVNLPTSTPNFFVSNVAIEESPATDTLMPLLCQEIQAQVKASSGCVQAVAQRIAKEVRRICDKSSRIQTSGQIQSWQLTLAKHRLHKCLHYYQLGSRRGRVELHSSLGAMVYRHVTPSGAEYGFDARYNLIEDFLQAFYIEAIKAFRRENELAEDYQPRTQLQLAEYMAFTEQYAKRRINLPGGNNQQLVILRAQGFARRQPQETAVDIEMAVESAKGEDGESYQRNPAVQQIRSKMIAQGHVDLSEESERDRVIAELVKYLESQGQSDCVDYLSLKLQDLSAPEIDQILGLTSRQRDYLQQRFKYHVEKFSKQHQWQLVHQWLGAGLEQKLGLSSQQWETFIQVLSPQQQQILQLKAARHSDQAIAKALKCTPKQLQKRWTHLLEIAWGIRNGHSEVQTG
- a CDS encoding PD-(D/E)XK nuclease superfamily protein; translated protein: MTQGKRANQAGKILESNVEAILTGHGYFQVGNHVTKEYLLTANLLAKRYAKQVYIGAGIYNTLLKVDFYIVGLPSIPTGLIIECKWQESGGSVDEKFPYLSMNIQEYYPAPAIVVIGGEGMREGAIQWLRQQVKLNHNLLGVYSLDRFIAWANKNF
- a CDS encoding DNA adenine methylase; this translates as MVIQMLPETCPRPFLKWAGGKSRLIQQYLPYFPKFYQTYYEPFLGGGAVFFHLQPTTAILTDINAELITTYRCVRDQVEDLIGLLQEHKSKHNREYYYSVRSHPGRNDLEKAARLIYLNKTCYNGLYRVNSQGKFNVPLGSYKNPNICPADLLRTASQALSYCEIKQADFMNVLNYANSSDDFVFCDPPYHPISNTSYFTGYNGNSFGEQDQTHLRDTCAELANRGVKVMICNSDCEFIRKIYKEINFNIYAIAASRSINSNTKKRGIISELLITSY
- a CDS encoding DUF751 family protein, whose protein sequence is MFDGFWENVFRYPRYLITILVGLLVNTFEPLMPFLKRPVTLVAVVGLLLGGLAFMTLTLRAMLGLSAI
- the rbfA gene encoding 30S ribosome-binding factor RbfA; amino-acid sequence: MATNRRVSRVAELIKREVSQMLLNGIKDDRVGSGMVSVTDVDVSGDLQHAKIYVSIYGTEDAKAETMAGLKSATGFVRSELGARVRLRRTPEVIFIEDRSIERGNKVLSLLNKLQDARSPETLDSEEDIGAEED
- a CDS encoding serine/threonine protein kinase, whose amino-acid sequence is MIGKLLDNRYQVIQVLAKGGFGQTYIAQDTRRPGNPICVVKHLKPTSSDPRIFETAKRLFQNEADTLERLGYHDQIPRLLAYFDENQEFFLVQEYIEGHPLTNELISGQRWSEGQVLQMLQEVLGILEFVHQQGVIHRDIKPDNIIRRSSDNKLVLVDFGAVKQLSSSMVTVGGQPTATVVIGTPGYMPTEQGQGKPRPNSDIYSLGIIAIQALTGVSASELQEDQDTGEIRWQHLAPVSYRLTSILTKMVHYHFKDRYQTATEALQACVSVMSPVLTPAAPPEPAINYGYPATKQAASFQPTLAVSPANPGTTKPTSRTSSKSDPLPLLIGVLLAGSAAALVANIYPNVRNFAANFTGQNTTAGNKCLAMVTGNSNIRSEPSSINSDNLLKTIGEDTQFEVTGLRTKRNWIQVRLNSGRLAWAYADVISNNDEWIGCLRDKGIAIKTVDDSTVIAARPLPKPKPSKVTTPLPEISNSESGKSETAKPSENSDKVVEQARKKYESGDLVGAIALLRSIPANASAGIQETGKIIGQWQQDWTKADALFNDINKAIDDGNWDKVLDYKNHPEKLPDTQYWRNKIEPLFQQAADNIGKQAFPPVDQQNHQKTPKTEKPAPTASPNRESGL